One window of Mixophyes fleayi isolate aMixFle1 chromosome 3, aMixFle1.hap1, whole genome shotgun sequence genomic DNA carries:
- the CCDC28A gene encoding coiled-coil domain-containing protein 28A isoform X2 — MDERKMKRRSPKSSTSHPPPLVNSKKNSVPLSKSAGFSNAVPQPTGQKPKLKRVIKEKSKSQGEGKGASSAPIQHSFLTDVSDVQEMEKGLLSLLNDFHSGKLQAFGNECSIEQMEHVRGLQEKLARLHLDLYGELEEMTEDKRKMARDSNLDRLLSDVKKVGAMCAVNCGLTLLP, encoded by the exons ATGGATGAGAGGAAGATGAAAAGGAGGAGTCCCAAGTCCTCCACAAGTCACCCTCCACCATTAGTAAATTCCAAGAAAAACTCTGTCCCGCTCAGCAAGAGTGCTGGATTTTCAAATGCTGTGCCACAACCAACTGGGCAAAAACCAAAGCTGAAAAG AGTAATTAAAGAAAAATCAAAATCTCAGGGAGAAGGCAAAGGTGCTTCCTCAGCCCCTATCCAGCACTCTTTCCTTACAGATGTGTCTGACGTTCAGGAGATGGAGAAAGGACTTCTGAGTCTTCTAAATGACTTCCACTCAGGAAAACTTCAAGCTTTTG GCAATGAATGTTCAATTGAACAGATGGAACATGTCCGGGGATTGCAGGAGAAGCTTGCTCGTCTACACTTAGACCTGTACGGTGAGCTGGAGGAAATGACAGAAGACAAACGCAAGATGGCCAGAGATTCCAACCTCGACCGACTCCTATCTGAT GTTAAGAAGGTCGGGGCAATGTGTGCTGTGAACTGTGGCTTAACTCTACTTCCATGA
- the CCDC28A gene encoding coiled-coil domain-containing protein 28A isoform X1: protein MDERKMKRRSPKSSTSHPPPLVNSKKNSVPLSKSAGFSNAVPQPTGQKPKLKRVIKEKSKSQGEGKGASSAPIQHSFLTDVSDVQEMEKGLLSLLNDFHSGKLQAFGNECSIEQMEHVRGLQEKLARLHLDLYGELEEMTEDKRKMARDSNLDRLLSDLEELNSSIQKLHLADVQDIPKTTAN from the exons ATGGATGAGAGGAAGATGAAAAGGAGGAGTCCCAAGTCCTCCACAAGTCACCCTCCACCATTAGTAAATTCCAAGAAAAACTCTGTCCCGCTCAGCAAGAGTGCTGGATTTTCAAATGCTGTGCCACAACCAACTGGGCAAAAACCAAAGCTGAAAAG AGTAATTAAAGAAAAATCAAAATCTCAGGGAGAAGGCAAAGGTGCTTCCTCAGCCCCTATCCAGCACTCTTTCCTTACAGATGTGTCTGACGTTCAGGAGATGGAGAAAGGACTTCTGAGTCTTCTAAATGACTTCCACTCAGGAAAACTTCAAGCTTTTG GCAATGAATGTTCAATTGAACAGATGGAACATGTCCGGGGATTGCAGGAGAAGCTTGCTCGTCTACACTTAGACCTGTACGGTGAGCTGGAGGAAATGACAGAAGACAAACGCAAGATGGCCAGAGATTCCAACCTCGACCGACTCCTATCTGAT CTGGAAGAGCTCAATTCTTCTAT ACAAAAGCTTCACCTGGCAGACGTCCAAGATATCCCAAAAACTACAGCTAACTAA